The sequence AGCGCGTCCACGGCTCCGTGACGATTGCGTCGCAGAACCAGTCCCGCGAGATTACCGACCGAGACGTGATCGACGTTGCCAGGGAGACCCTGACCCAGAACATCGCTCCGGAGCGTGAGATCATGGACCTCGTGCCGACCGAATTTACCGTTGATGGCTTCAACGGCATCAAGGATCCGCGGGGGATGGTCGGGGTGCGTCTCGAGATGAAGGGGACCCTTTACACCGGACCTAAGACTATTATTCACAATACCAAAAAGGCCGTTTCTCAGGCGGGCTATGGCATTCGCGACCTCGTGATTGCCCCGATCGCCACCGACTTTAACCTCTTAAACGACGGCGAGCAGGACTTCGGGACCGTGGTAATTGACCTCGGTGGTGGCCAGACGACGACCAGCATCGTCCACGACCACCAGTTGAAGTACACCTTCGTCGATCCCGAGGGTGGCCAGTTCGTGACCCGCGACATCTCGACGGTCCTAAACACCTCACTGAAGAACGCCGAGCAGCTGAAGCTTGACCACGGCTATGCCATGAGCTCACTCGCCCATGCGGACGCCCAGGTTGATGTTCCCGTCGTTGGCAAGAACACACCGGTTCAGTTTGCCGAAACCTACCTGGCCGAGATCATCGAAGCCCGGATGCGGCAGATCTTCCAGCGCAGTCGCGATCGGCTGCGGGCCATCCACGCGCCCAAACTGCCGGGTGGGGTCGTCCTGATCGGTGGGACGGCCGCCCTGCCAGGGGTAGCGGAGCTCGCGGGCCAGTACTTCAGTGGCAACGTCAAGGTGAACTACTCTAATCAGATGGGGGTTCGCCACCCGAGCTACTCGCTGGCAATCGCCCTGGCCACCTACGAGAGCCGCCTGACGGACGTTGACCGGCTCGTCAAGCAGACCCTGCAGCAGACCGACATCATCAGCCGGCCACAGGAAAGCCAGCAGGCCAGCAGTCAGCCACGGGTCACCCAGTGGAGCCAGCCGGAACAGCGGGAGACCAAGAGCCGCCCGGCACCGGCCAAGCGCTCACGGCCTAAGAAGACCAGTGAACACTCAATCGGCAATCGCTTCAGAAGCATGCTGAATAATTTATTCGACTAATTTTCACGGAGGAACAGCTGTATGGACAATGAAACACAAACAATGGAAAATGAATTCGCTGGCGCGCGCATCAAGGTAATCGGCGTCGGTGGCGGTGGTGGCAACGCCGTCAACCGGATGATTACCGAGAAGGTGCAGGGGGTTGACTTTATCGTTGCCAACACCGACCTCCAGGCACTGAACGCTTCCCAGGCACCAACGAAGATTCAATTAGGCCCTAAGCTGACCAAGGGACTGGGCGCGGGTTCCAATCCGGAAGTCGGCAACAAGGCGGCCGAAGAAAGCGAAGAGCAGATCCAAAAGGCCTTAGAGGGTGCGGACATGGTCTTCATCACCGCCGGCATGGGTGGTGGTACCGGGACCGGTGCCGCTCCGGTAATTGCCAAGATTGCCAAGGATAGCGGTGCCCTGACCGTCGGTGTCGTTACCCGGCCGTTCTCCTTTGAGGGTCCCCGGCGTTCCAAGTACGCCACCGAGGGTCTGGACAACCTGAAGGCCAACGTGGACACCTTGATCATCGTTGCCAACAACCGCCTGCTGGAAATGATTGACAAGAAGACGCCGATGATGGAAGCCTTCAAGGAGGCCGACAACGTTCTGCGCCAGGGTGTTCAGGGGATTTCCGACCTGATCGTGACCCCAGGTTACATCAACCTGGACTTTGCCGACATCAAGACCCTGATGTCCAACCAGGGTGCCGCCCTGATGGGTGTCGGTTCCGCTACCGGCGAAAACCGGGCCACGGAGGCCACCAAGAAGGCCATCTCCTCACCACTGCTGGAAGTTTCCATTAACGGGGCTCAGCACGTTCTGATGGACATCACCGGTGGCAAGGACCTGTCGATGTTTGAAGCCCAGGAGGCCTCGGACGTTATTCGTCAGGCTGCCGGCACGGACGTCGACATTGCCTTTGGGATGTCTCTGAACGAGAAGATGGGTGACGGCGTTCGGGTTACCGTAATCGCCACCGGAATCGACAAGACCAAGGCCAACAACCCGGCCCCAGCCCGGCAGGCTGCACCTCAGGCCCAACAGACCCAGCCAGCAGCTCAACCATCGGCCGCTGAATCACAAAAGCCAGCGGATCCGTTTGACGGCTGGAACGACCCGACTGCTGACACCACGGACGACAAGGCCGGTGCGGCAGATCACAACCAATTTTCACACGTCGACAAGCCGGAATTTAACGTCTTCAACGATGATACGGCTAATTCCGACGACGGTGATGATGACACGAACCTGTCAACGCCACCGTTCTTCAAGAACCGGCGTAAATAATGAAATCGTGGGGCGGTTTAATGGATGTTAAACGACGCCCTTTTTCGTATATTTTGCAGTAGAAGGAGGAATCATAATGGCAGGTATTTTTAAGAGCCTCTTCGGTGACGACACCGCCGCCGACGAGTACTACCAAGAGGACCAGGCAAGTGAACCGAGTCGTGACGACAACGTGGTTTCCTTTAGCCAGGCCAAGCGGGCTCGGGGCGACCGGATGAGCCGGATCGCCCTCTATGAACCGCGTCTCTATGCCGACGTCAAGCAGATTGCCACCCAGCTTTTGAAGGGCCAGGCGGTCATCGTCAACTTTACCCAGATGGACGACCGCAACGCCAAGCGGGTGGTGGACTTCTTGAACGGGGCCACCTTCGCAATCGACGGGGACATCAAGCGGATCGGCAAGGAGATTTTCCTGTGCACGCCGAAGAATTACGAGGTGTCTGGTGATCTCAGTGCCGGGCTGAAGATGGACGGCACGAGCCTGACCAACAACTAGGGGGATCGCGATGCTTGGATACATTATCTGGTGCCTGGACTGGCTGATCAACGCCTACATCATGGTGATCGTCGTCTGGTGCCTCTTATCATGGTTCCCCAATGCCCGGGGGACCCGGCTGGGCGAAATTGTTGACCGCCTGGTAGAACCCTACATGCGCTGGTTTGACTTCATTCCACCGCTGGGCGGGATCAGCTTTTCACCCGTTGTTGCAATTATCGTTTTATATTTGGTTCAGGACGGCCTGACCTTCTTGAGCCGTCTCTTGTAAGCGAGTAATGACTATGGATGATCAAAACATTAAACAGCATTTCCGGCCGGATGAGGCGCCGCTGATTGACCAGATCAACGACTGGATTGCCACGGCGACGGCCCAGTACCGGCCGGTCTTAACGTCATTTTTGAATCCCCGGCAACGCTACATTGCCCAGACCCTGGCCAACCGGTCGGATGAGATCAAGGCTGCCAGTGACGGGGGCTGGCCGGGAGCCGAGATGCAGCGGCTGCTCTTTTATCCCAACTACTACCAACCCCAGCCGGCGGACTTTGACCTGCAGGTGCTAGCGGTTGACTACCCGACCAAGTTTGCCGAACTCCACCACCGGCAGATCATGGGGACCCTCTTGGGCGAAGGAATGGCCCGGGAGGCCTTTGGCGATATTTTAACCGACGGCACGCACTGGCAGGTGGTGGTGACCAGCGAGATGGCCCGCTTCCTGCATCAGAACGTCAACCACGTCGGTAAGGTCAAGGTCAAGTGGCTGGCGGTTGATCAGGCACTGACCCCGGTCGAGGACTGGGAGGAGCTGACGACGACCGTGACGTCAATGCGCCTCGACAGCGTGGTGGCGGCCGGCTTCAACTATTCACGCAACCGGGCCAAGCAGTTGATCGAACGTGGTCTGGTACGGCTGAATTGGGAAGAAACGACCCGGCCGGACTACCCGATTGTCGAACACGACCTGCTCTCGGTCCGGCACGCCGGTAGATTGCGGATCGACGCGGTTGGTGGCAAAACGCGCAAACAGAAAAACATGGTGAAGATGTCCGTCGTGCGGGCATAGGATTTAATTGGAGGAAGACACAATGGGATTAACAATCGAGCAAATCAATAATCAGGAATTCTCAACGAAGATGCGGGGCTACAATCAGGACGAGGTCCGCAAGTTCATCCAGGAGGTTTCCCAGACCGTTCAGGAACTGACTGAGGAAAACCACGCCCTGAAGGAAAACATCAAGGCCGACGAGGGCAAGCTGAAGTACTTCACCGAGCTGAAGGACTCCTTGAACAAGTCCATCCTGGTAGCCCAGGAGGCCGCCGACAAGGTCAAGACCAACGCCAAGCGCGAGGCCGACATCATGATCCGCGAGGCCCAGAAGCAGGCCACCGACATCGTCTCCGAGGCCAACGAGAAGTCCAACCAGGTGATCGAAACGAGCGCCGAGGACACCCGGAAGCTGACCACCGAGACCAACGACCTGAAGAAGCAGACCCGGATCTTCCGTCAGCGCCTGCAAGTGATGCTCGAATCCCAGCTGGAAGTTGTCAAGAGTGACGAATGGGACAAGCTGCTGGCCACCGACAGCAGCGACAAGTACGACGAAATCCA comes from Limosilactobacillus sp. and encodes:
- the ftsA gene encoding cell division protein FtsA produces the protein MNNSETYVGLDIGTTSIKAMVCENVKGQLKVIGVGVVSSAGLSRGIIVDIDKTARAISQAVKRAEEKSNIDIKDVIVGLPANYLQMQRVHGSVTIASQNQSREITDRDVIDVARETLTQNIAPEREIMDLVPTEFTVDGFNGIKDPRGMVGVRLEMKGTLYTGPKTIIHNTKKAVSQAGYGIRDLVIAPIATDFNLLNDGEQDFGTVVIDLGGGQTTTSIVHDHQLKYTFVDPEGGQFVTRDISTVLNTSLKNAEQLKLDHGYAMSSLAHADAQVDVPVVGKNTPVQFAETYLAEIIEARMRQIFQRSRDRLRAIHAPKLPGGVVLIGGTAALPGVAELAGQYFSGNVKVNYSNQMGVRHPSYSLAIALATYESRLTDVDRLVKQTLQQTDIISRPQESQQASSQPRVTQWSQPEQRETKSRPAPAKRSRPKKTSEHSIGNRFRSMLNNLFD
- a CDS encoding cell division protein SepF, with protein sequence MMAGIFKSLFGDDTAADEYYQEDQASEPSRDDNVVSFSQAKRARGDRMSRIALYEPRLYADVKQIATQLLKGQAVIVNFTQMDDRNAKRVVDFLNGATFAIDGDIKRIGKEIFLCTPKNYEVSGDLSAGLKMDGTSLTNN
- a CDS encoding YggT family protein; amino-acid sequence: MLGYIIWCLDWLINAYIMVIVVWCLLSWFPNARGTRLGEIVDRLVEPYMRWFDFIPPLGGISFSPVVAIIVLYLVQDGLTFLSRLL
- a CDS encoding DivIVA domain-containing protein, translated to MGLTIEQINNQEFSTKMRGYNQDEVRKFIQEVSQTVQELTEENHALKENIKADEGKLKYFTELKDSLNKSILVAQEAADKVKTNAKREADIMIREAQKQATDIVSEANEKSNQVIETSAEDTRKLTTETNDLKKQTRIFRQRLQVMLESQLEVVKSDEWDKLLATDSSDKYDEIQKILGARVDNHSNDSVESSSITSDGDFSAAAQNAAGPDQPAVEMPASEPADSTTPGSVEPAVDPSNADSGQTVVVFPDDDSNNN
- the ftsZ gene encoding cell division protein FtsZ; this translates as MDNETQTMENEFAGARIKVIGVGGGGGNAVNRMITEKVQGVDFIVANTDLQALNASQAPTKIQLGPKLTKGLGAGSNPEVGNKAAEESEEQIQKALEGADMVFITAGMGGGTGTGAAPVIAKIAKDSGALTVGVVTRPFSFEGPRRSKYATEGLDNLKANVDTLIIVANNRLLEMIDKKTPMMEAFKEADNVLRQGVQGISDLIVTPGYINLDFADIKTLMSNQGAALMGVGSATGENRATEATKKAISSPLLEVSINGAQHVLMDITGGKDLSMFEAQEASDVIRQAAGTDVDIAFGMSLNEKMGDGVRVTVIATGIDKTKANNPAPARQAAPQAQQTQPAAQPSAAESQKPADPFDGWNDPTADTTDDKAGAADHNQFSHVDKPEFNVFNDDTANSDDGDDDTNLSTPPFFKNRRK
- a CDS encoding YlmH family RNA-binding protein; amino-acid sequence: MDDQNIKQHFRPDEAPLIDQINDWIATATAQYRPVLTSFLNPRQRYIAQTLANRSDEIKAASDGGWPGAEMQRLLFYPNYYQPQPADFDLQVLAVDYPTKFAELHHRQIMGTLLGEGMAREAFGDILTDGTHWQVVVTSEMARFLHQNVNHVGKVKVKWLAVDQALTPVEDWEELTTTVTSMRLDSVVAAGFNYSRNRAKQLIERGLVRLNWEETTRPDYPIVEHDLLSVRHAGRLRIDAVGGKTRKQKNMVKMSVVRA